In a genomic window of Struthio camelus isolate bStrCam1 chromosome 20, bStrCam1.hap1, whole genome shotgun sequence:
- the ZBTB26 gene encoding zinc finger and BTB domain-containing protein 26, whose product MSERSDILHFKFDNYGDSMLQKMNKLREENKFCDVVVHIDDIEVHGHKIVFAAGSPFLRDQFLLNDSREVKISILQSSEVGRQLLLSCYSGILEFPEMELVNYLTAASFLQMSHIVERCTQALWKFIKPKQPLESKEECEQQSDSSELKEHQGDEDSLQQDSPCIQPSEDSMDMEDSDIQIIKVESIGEVTEVRNKKDQNQFISSEQTALHSSEPQHFLINSTVENRASEMEQNHLHNYALSYAGSDNIILASKDMFGPNNRGIDKGLQWHHQCPKCTRVFRHLENYANHLKMHKLFMCLLCGKTFTQKGNLHRHMRVHAGIKPFQCKICGKTFSQKCSLQDHLNLHSGDKPHKCNYCDMVFAHKPVLRKHLKQLHGKNSFDNANERNVQDITVDFDSFTCSTATDSKVCQQADASQVLDAGKLPQAVLSLRNDSTCVN is encoded by the coding sequence ATGTCAGAAAGATCAGATATTCTTCACTTCAAATTTGACAATTATGGGGATTCGATGTTACAGAAAATGAACAAactaagggaagaaaacaaattttgtgaTGTCGTGGTCCATATAGATGACATTGAAGTTCACGGGCATAAAATTGTATTTGCTGCTGGCTCTCCCTTCTTAAGAGATCAGTTCTTATTAAATGACTCTAGAGAGGTAAAAATCTCCATACTGCAAAGTTCGGAAGTGGGGAGGCAGTTGCTTTTATCCTGTTACAGTGGCATTCTGGAGTTTCCTGAAATGGAACTGGTAAACTATTTGACTGCTGCAAGCTTTCTGCAGATGAGCCATATTGTTGAACGATGTACACAGGCACTCTGGAAGTTCATAAAACCGAAGCAGCCGTTGGAGAGCAAGGAGGAGTGTGAACAGCAGAGCGACTCTTCTGAGTTGAAGGAACATCAAGGAGATGAAGACTCTCTACAACAAGATTCACCTTGTATTCAGCCTTCAGAAGACAGTATGGACATGGAGGACAGTGATATTCAGATCATCAAGGTGGAGTCTATTGGGGAGGTAACAGAAGTTAGGAATAAGAAAGATCAGAACCAGtttatttcttctgaacaaaCTGCATTGCATTCATCAGAGCCTCAACACTTTCTAATCAACTCCACTGTTGAAAACAGAGCAAGCGAAATGGAGCAAAACCACCTCCATAACTATGCCCTTTCATACGCTGGCAGTGACAACATCATTCTGGCCTCTAAAGATATGTTTGGGCCTAATAACCGAGGTATAGACAAAGGTCTCCAATGGCACCATCAGTGTCCAAAGTGCACAAGAGTATTTCGGCATCTGGAAAACTATGCTAAtcacttaaaaatgcataaaCTATTTATGTGTCTTCTCTGTGGCAAGACATTCACTCAGAAAGGCAATCTCCATCGGCACATGAGAGTGCATGCAGGCATCAAACCTTTCCAATGTAAGATCTGTGGGAAAACGTTCTCTCAGAAATGTTCCTTACAGGACCATCTCAACCTGCACAGTGGGGACAAGCCCCATAAATGTAACTACTGTGACATGGTTTTTGCACATAAACCTGTTTTGAGGAAACATCTTAAACAGCTGCATGGTAAAAATAGCTTTGACAATGCCAATGAAAGAAACGTTCAAGATATAACAGTGGACTTTGATTCATTCACATGTAGCACTGCTACAGACAGTAAGGTCTGTCAGCAAGCTGATGCAAGCCAGGTACTGGATGCAGGGAAACTGCCTCAGGCTGTGCTGAGTTTAAGAAATGATAGTACCTGCGTCAACTAA